The genomic window GTTATTTGCAGAAGCCCGCGAGCACATACCCGGCGGGGTGGACAGCCCCGTGCGTGCGTTTCTAGGCGTGGGCGGGACACCGCTGTTCATCGATAGAGGGCAGGGGAGCCACATCTGGGACGCCGATGGAAATGAATATGTTGATTACGTCCTCTCTTGGGGCCCGCTGATTCTAGGTCATGCGCATCCGCGAGTTGTCGAGGCGGTTCGCGAGGCGGCCTCTCGTGGTATGAGCTTTGGCGCCCCGACGGAGTCTGAGACCGTTCTGGCTGAACTGGTCCAGGAGGCCTATCCGTCGATGGAGCTTTTGCGCTTCGTCAACTCTGGCACCGAGGCCACGATGTCGGCTATCCGCGTCGCCCGCGGCTTCACCGGGCGCGATCTCATCGTCAAATTTGAGGGCTGCTACCATGGCCACGCGGACGGGCTTCTCGTCAAGGCGGGAAGCGGGGGCGCGACTCTCGGCATACCTGATAGCGCCGGTGTTCCGGCAGATTATGCGCGAAATACGATTACGCTTCCCTACAATGATGCGCAGGCTTTAGAGAACTTGTTTCTCAAAGAGGGCAAGGATATCGCCGCTCTCATCCTAGAGCCTATAGGTGGGAATATGGGGCTCGTTGTTCCTGATGACGGTTTTATCGAGGCGGTTAGGCGTGCGACCAAGGGCTCAAACTCTTTGCTCATTTTTGATGAGGTAATGACGGGCTTTCGTGTTGCGAGGGGAGGGGCGCAGGATATTTATGGCATTTGTCCTGATCTGACGACATTGGGAAAAGTTATTGGCGGCGGCATGCCGGTGGGCGCCTATGGCGGCAGGCGCGCAGTCATGGAATCAGTCGCGCCTTTGGGGCCAGTTTATCAGGCGGGGACGCTCTCCGGGAATCCCTTGGCAATGGCTGCGGGTATCGAGACGCTTCGTTTAATCAAGGAAGAGGGGTTGCCCGAGGCGCTTGAGGAGCGAGGCCGCCAGCTTGAGGAAGGGATGGCCGACGCCGCTCGTGCGGCGGGAGTCGCAACATGGGGCATACGCCGGGGCTCTATGTTCTGCACGTTCTTTCAGGAGGGCCCGGTGCGCAATTTTGAGGATGCTCAACGATCTGACACCGAAATGTATGCCCGCTTCTTCCACGCCATGCAAGAGCGGGGTGTTTCCTTGGCCCCGAGCCAATTCGAGGTCAGCTTCCTTTCCTCCGCCCATACTGAGGCCGATATCGAGGCGACTGTTCTTGCCGCTCGAGAGGCGTTTGCTGTGATTTAGCCTACTCGCTTAAAATACGTTGAGTCCTCCGCCCAGCCCGGAGTTTTCGAGCCTTGACAAAATCCGACCACAAGGACAAACAGGACCGCTATGTTTATTGGCTGGTTGTCGGCATTTGTACGATATTGCTGGGCGCTGCGCTTCTTGGGCGGGATGGATTTCTT from Nitrospinaceae bacterium includes these protein-coding regions:
- the hemL gene encoding glutamate-1-semialdehyde 2,1-aminomutase gives rise to the protein MRTHQRSEALFAEAREHIPGGVDSPVRAFLGVGGTPLFIDRGQGSHIWDADGNEYVDYVLSWGPLILGHAHPRVVEAVREAASRGMSFGAPTESETVLAELVQEAYPSMELLRFVNSGTEATMSAIRVARGFTGRDLIVKFEGCYHGHADGLLVKAGSGGATLGIPDSAGVPADYARNTITLPYNDAQALENLFLKEGKDIAALILEPIGGNMGLVVPDDGFIEAVRRATKGSNSLLIFDEVMTGFRVARGGAQDIYGICPDLTTLGKVIGGGMPVGAYGGRRAVMESVAPLGPVYQAGTLSGNPLAMAAGIETLRLIKEEGLPEALEERGRQLEEGMADAARAAGVATWGIRRGSMFCTFFQEGPVRNFEDAQRSDTEMYARFFHAMQERGVSLAPSQFEVSFLSSAHTEADIEATVLAAREAFAVI